In Victivallis lenta, the sequence CGATCAATGTTCCCCCATTGTAAAGTGAAAATGTGACCAATGAGTTCCGCAGCGCCGCGGCGCTCTGCTTTTCGGACGGCATTTCCCAGCCGGCCGCACATCCCAGGCGGTTGAATTCCGACGCGGTCAGAACATCGGTTTTGACGGAATAATGTTCCGTTCCAAGCAGTTTGACCGGAATCCAGATCCGGCAGAGATAGTCGTCTTTCTGCGAATCCTCCGGAGTTTCGCAGCAGCCGTACTCCTCAATATCCATGCCGTAAATGCGTTCCAGACCGCCCGGCCACTCCTTTTCGATTTCAGGATAGGTGCTCTGAATGGACTTGGGAAGAGCGCCGCGGGCTTCGACCTTCAGCCACGTTTGCGCGGGAATGGTGCGTACTTCAAAGCCGTCCGGTATTCTCGTCAGATCGGGACAGTTGAAAACGTGACAGACCGTTGCGCCGTCAGGCTTTTGCTCCACTTCGCAACGATTGCCGATGCCGTAATGGAATGTTCCGTCGGCGCTGCCGCCAAAACAGATGCCGAATTGTCCGCAGGCGATTGCGCCATTGCCGCTCCGGTAGTATTCCTCCCAGAATTTCGGAATTTCCTCCGCGGCATTTTTTGCATCAAACGACCGAATTTTCGCTAAAACGGTGAACTCCGGTACACACTCTATTCTGTAATTCATTTCTTACGATCCTGTTTTTGCAAATTTTCAGCGGCATATGCGGTTCGCACCGGCGGTCGGTGGGAATGATGCCGCGACAGGCTTGCGCCGCGTCGTTGACGATCTCATAAACGGTTTCAAAATCATCCTCCGCAACCGGACGGATCGCGCCCATGCCGAGGCAGAGCTGTCCTAACCTGACCTGTTTCGTTTTCGGCGGGAAATTCCGGCGATACCGCAAGCGGGCCGAAAGCGGCAATGAGCGGCGGTGAGCCGTCTTTGCGGACGCTGGAGCCTTTCACATAGAAAATCCCCCCGTTCCGGTCTCTCTTTCAGAACGCCGAATGCATGTTTTTCTCGACTTCGGCGATGGCATCAAGCAATTTTTTCATCGGTTCCGCCTGCGCTTCCGGGACATACTCGAAGAAGCCGGAGAGCTTTTCACACGGATATTCCGCGCACTCCGAACAGACCTTCACCTGCTTTCCCCCGACGCACTTGCGGATTTCACACGAATGCTCGCAGTGATGGCATTTGCGCCCGCCTTCGGTCATACAGCCGTCGCAGGGAATCAATTCGGCCCTGATGTCATCGCAATGATACCGTTTGCGCCAGTCGGCCGCAACGAGTTCAAGTTTTTCAGGGCTGTTTTCCTGTGTGGCGCGATAGGCGTCGCAACGGGAACAGACCAAGCCGCAGGGAGCAATATTGATTTGCATTTGATTCAATCCTTCCTTGAACAGATTTCCATTTGAATTTCATTGACATTTGCGGGGCGTTCCGTGAAATTCGCATACGCTCCGGCGACGGGTATTCCGTTCTCGCGCATGATCCGGCGTATTCATCGGCCGAATAGAGCCGCGGCGGACAT encodes:
- a CDS encoding GNAT family N-acetyltransferase, whose amino-acid sequence is MNYRIECVPEFTVLAKIRSFDAKNAAEEIPKFWEEYYRSGNGAIACGQFGICFGGSADGTFHYGIGNRCEVEQKPDGATVCHVFNCPDLTRIPDGFEVRTIPAQTWLKVEARGALPKSIQSTYPEIEKEWPGGLERIYGMDIEEYGCCETPEDSQKDDYLCRIWIPVKLLGTEHYSVKTDVLTASEFNRLGCAAGWEMPSEKQSAAALRNSLVTFSLYNGGTLIGMARLIGDRAMAYMVREVVVLPEFQKQGAGTFLMLAVQQWIARDVPDGWRASCELFAAEGQRDFYQHCGFVALPHSGNENGMSTMIIGQK
- a CDS encoding DUF3795 domain-containing protein produces the protein MQINIAPCGLVCSRCDAYRATQENSPEKLELVAADWRKRYHCDDIRAELIPCDGCMTEGGRKCHHCEHSCEIRKCVGGKQVKVCSECAEYPCEKLSGFFEYVPEAQAEPMKKLLDAIAEVEKNMHSAF